A region of Toxotes jaculatrix isolate fToxJac2 chromosome 23, fToxJac2.pri, whole genome shotgun sequence DNA encodes the following proteins:
- the gal3st3 gene encoding galactose-3-O-sulfotransferase 3, with amino-acid sequence MSQKKIFLVFVAISTVSLLLHHGGHLNWTMEGFHLGCPALRSHPAPGLKPKHTNVAFLKTHKTASTTMQNLLFRFAERNNLTVALPVQACSHQFCYPRSFTSHFVHPHTLPPNIITSHMRFNKAELQRLMPNDTIYVTILREPGSMFESLFSYYNQYCQSFKRVPNGSLEAFLEEPWRYYQPDEKDSMYARNTLTFDLGGDKDRPATDVVYARAFVAEVERVFSLVMIAEYFDESLVLLRHLLSWDLDDILYVKLNMRTSSSKRSLTPGLPAKIRAWNSLDARLYDHFNASLWRQLSALGPACVAREVRLLRRAQERLMRSCFGGRMPLLRSAAQIKNKDLRPWQPSGKVDIVGYDLPVNLSRGFSSQAQELCLKLIMPEVQYTRVLLRSQSLRYRRGYQLRPPQQSHPLQQPIRTVLPRHPQVHRSQQPPAPPAPASGTGSTSTSKPAAGTQGRTTKLRPKSSQTQAS; translated from the exons atgtcgCAGAAGAAGATATTCCTGGTCTTTGTCGCCATCAGTACTGTCAGTCTTCTGCTGCACCATGGGGGCCACTTGAACTG GACCATGGAGGGTTTCCACCTTGGTTGTCCTGCCCTCCGTTCCCACCCCGCCCCAGGCCTGAAACCTAAACACACCAATGTGGCCTTTCTCAAGACCCACAAAACGGCCAGCACCACCATGCAGAACCTGCTTTTCCGCTTTGCAGAACGCAACAACTTGACGGTGGCCTTGCCTGTACAGGCCTGCAGCCACCAGTTCTGCTACCCACGTTCCTTCACCTCTCACTTTGTGCACCCGCACACGTTGCCGCCAAACATCATCACCAGCCATATGCGCTTCAACAAGGCGGAGCTGCAACGCTTGATGCCAAACGACACAATCTATGTCACAATATTGAGAGAGCCTGGCTCCATGTTTGAATCCTTGTTCAGTTACTACAACCAGTATTGTCAGAGCTTCAAGAGGGTCCCCAATGGCTCCCTGGAAGCTTTCTTAGAGGAGCCCTGGCGCTACTACCAGCCAGATGAAAAGGACTCCATGTACGCACGCAACACCTTGACCTTCGACTTGGGCGGAGACAAGGATCGCCCTGCCACAGATGTGGTGTATGCGCGGGCCTTTGTGGCAGAGGTGGAGCGAGTTTTCTCTTTAGTGATGATTGCTGAGTACTTTGATGAGTCATTGGTTCTCCTTCGCCATCTCCTCTCCTGGGATCTGGATGACATTCTGTATGTTAAGCTCAACATGCGGACCTCAAGCTCAAAGCGAAGCCTGACACCAGGCCTTCCTGCAAAAATCCGGGCCTGGAATTCCTTAGATGCGCGTCTCTATGATCACTTCAATGCCTCGCTGTGGCGCCAGTTGTCAGCTCTGGGTCCAGCCTGTGTGGCGAGGGAGGTGCGACTCCTTCGGCGAGCCCAGGAGAGGCTGATGAGAAGCTGCTTTGGTGGGCGAATGCCGCTTCTCCGCTCAGCAGCACAGATCAAAAACAAAGATCTCCGCCCTTGGCAGCCTAGTGGAAAAGTCGACATTGTGGGCTACGACCTACCGGTAAATCTCAGCCGTGGGTTCTCGAGCCAGGCACAGGAGCTCTGCCTTAAGCTCATCATGCCAGAGGTCCAGTACACACGGGTTCTCCTGCGTTCTCAATCTCTGCGCTACCGTCGAGGCTACCAGCTCCGGCCTCCGCAGCAGTCACATCCCCTGCAGCAGCCCATACGCACAGTCCTGCCTCGGCATCCTCAAGTACACCGCAGTCAACAGCCTCCTGCACCCCCAGCCCCCGCCTCAGGAACTGGGTCCACCTCCACCTCAAAGCCTGCTGCAGGAACTCAAGGTCGGACCACAAAGTTAAGGCCTAAATCCTCACAGACCCAGGCCTCGTAG